DNA sequence from the Parascardovia denticolens DSM 10105 = JCM 12538 genome:
ATCCTTCAAGAAAGACCAGCCGGAATAATCCGAAGTCACTTCCAATAGTTCCGGATCATAGGAGCCATCCAGCATAGGTCCCAGCCAAATTTCATTCGCCAATAAGTCAACGCGACGCTTGGCGGCCACGTCCTCTGGTGCAGCGCTCTCTGCAACACTTGCGGTCAAGTTCAAAGTGACCGATACCCGAGCTTTTTCCCCTAATACAGATCGTAAAGCTTGAACGGCCAAACCATGAGCAAGGTTGAGATGATGGGCAGCGGACAAGGTCTGTGCATAGTCTCTGATTCCAGGAGCATGTTCCCCGCTTCCATACCCCAAGTATGCAGAGCACCATGGTTCATTCAACGTGGTCCACGTATCGACCCGGTCCCCTAGTGATTGAGCCAATGTCTGGGCATAATCCGCGAACCGCAAAGCGGTGTCCCGGTTGATCCACCCTCCCCTATCCTGCAAGTATTGAGGCAGATCCCAGTGATAGAGAGTTGCTACAGGTCGGATTTCAGCCTGTAGCAAAGAGTCAAGCAGCCGATGATAATAGTCGACGCCTTCCTGATTGACAGGTCCACCTAGCTGAGGGATGATCCGGTTCCATGAGATGGAGAAACGGTATGCATCGACCCCCAACTCTTTCATGATCCCAACGTCTTGCGGATATCGGTGATACATGTCGCAAGCGATTTGGCCCGACGAATGGTCATGAATCACCCCCTCCTTTCGGCAAAAAACATCCCATATGGAATCCGTCCGTCCACCTTCATGGATGGCTCCTTCTACCTGATATGCGGCTGTTGCCGTGCCCCAAATGAAATTCTGCGGGAACCCGATAGTCATAAGCGCACTCATCCTTTCGTACCCCCATTGTCCTGACGTTTCGGGCGCACAGGGTCATGGAGACGGATGCCTCCTCATGAAGCCATCCGTATTGATGAATAAGAAATTACTTGAGATAGGTTGGTTTGAGATTCAAAAAGATAAGATTGATGATTTCATCCTTTCACGGCTCCAGCCATAATGCCCACCACCAGCTGTTTGCCCGCCAAGAAGAAGATGAGGAGCAGAGGGGCGGTGGTGAGAATCACGCCCGACATGACAATGGTATAGTCTGTGAAATACGCGCCTTTCAAGGCCGCCGCAGCAGTAGTCAGCATATAGTTCTTGTTCGATCCCAACACCAACATAGGCCAGAAGTAGTTAGTCCACTGCCCAATGAAGGTGAAGAGGAAGAGCATGGAAGCTGCTGGTCGGGCTGCTGGCATTCCAACTGAGATGAAGGTGCGAAACATGGAACAACCATCTACGCGGGCGGCCTCGATCAATTCGTACGGTAAGGCGTCGGTGATGTACTGAGTCATCCAGAAAACCCCGAAAGCGCTGACGAGTCCAGGAATGATCACTGCCCAGAGACTGCCATAAAGGCCAGCTTTATTGGCCATAATGTACAAGGGGACAACACTGAGCTGCTGAGGAATGGTCATTGTGGCCACTACCAAGGTCAAAAGCGCATTACGCCCGCGGAAGCGAAGCTTGGCGAAGGAGTACCCCGCCAAAGTGCTAAAGAAAACAGTAGAGATAGAGACCAGAACAGCCACGGTCAAAGTACCTCCCAAAGCTTGCCAGAATTTGAGCTCTCCGAAGGCACGCCCTAGGTTCCTCAACAGAGAAGACCCTGGGACCAAAGCCCTCACTCCATACTGATTGCTGGGGCTGTCCTGGGATGCTATGGAGAACGCATAATAAAGCGGAAAAACGAAGATGATGAGAGTGACGATAAGAATCGCATAACTCCCCCATCCTGGTTTGCGTCCTTCTGAAGTCATTCCCAGATGGCTCTTACGGTGTTTCCCAATAGCATGAGCCGTTTTTTTGCCGTAGACCTGTTCCAGGACGGGAGTTCCCATAGCCTGATCGTAGATCTTTTTCGTTTCCTTGGTCATTTAATCATCCCCCTCCTTGCAGATCGTTCTTCTGCTGGAAGCCTTTCTGCTTGATCTATACCTGAAGCCAGACGGGCGTTGTACCCAGAGCGAAGAGCCCGCTGTCGTTCTTCTTCCTCCCTCAGGGAAAGGAGACGATCAGCTTCCTTAGATCGCTTTGGATGACCGCCTGCGGCAACCTTCCGCGTCAAGCTGTAATTCAGGATGGCGAAGAAGATGATGATCAGGAACAGAAGCCACGCAACGGCGGCAGCGCGACCCAAATTAGGCTGTCCGGGAGTCACACTGACAAAACCGAGCTTATAAAGGTAAAGGCTGACTGTCAGATATTGATTGTTGGAACCGCCACCAGCGCTCGCTGCATTATGAAATAGCTGAGGTTCATCGAAAATCTGCAGGCCACCGATAGTGGATGTGATGATGACGAAAATCAAAGTCGGCCGTAGCATGGGCAAAGTCACCGAACGGAAGATTTTCCACTTGCCAGCTCCATCGACCACAGCAGCTTCGATGACGTCATGTGGAATCGCCTGCATGGCAGCCAAGATGATCAAAGTGTTGTAACCGATGAAGCGCCAATTCACTATCGTGGCTATAGCTATGTGTGACCAAATCGTGCTATCATGCCACATGATGGCGTGCAGGCCCATCTGCTGCAAAAGCACATTGATGGCGCCCATCTTATCCGAGAAAATCTGCGAAAAGATGATGCCTGCGGCCGACGGGGCGACCACATAGGGTAAAAGCACCCCCATACGCCAGAATGTCTTGGCCCTCAGATTGGCATCCAAAACCCACGCCAGCCACAAGGCGATCATGATTTGGGGAACGGAACTGAGCAAGAAGATGGAGAAAGAATTGCGTAAGGCTATGTAGAAGGTCTGCTGATGGAGAACCCACTGGAAATTTCCATACCATGATCCCGTAGCGGTTCCACAAGTCGCTCCGCATATGGCGGCTCCAGAATCGCCGGTCAGGGTATTGAATTGGCGTGTAGCAATCCACATCGTGTAGAGAAGCGGGAATAGTCCTACAATGGCGAAAAGAATGAAGAAAGGTGAGATGTAAAGGTAAGGAGAGGCTTTCCATTCGAACTGACCCAGCCTGGTACGCCAGGTCCTTCCCGCTCCCCCTCGGTTCACTTCGCTTGAGTCTGATTTTTGGATTGGCATCATTGATAATCCTTCTTCAAGAGGTGCGGCGGGAACAAGAATCCCATCCCCGCCGTTGATTTCACCGAAACCAGCAGCAAGCCCTTTTGCAAAGGTCCGCTACACGTGTCAGCCTCTTGATGTCAGGTAGAGGACGTCAAGAAAGAGCCTTGACATCCGCCACGTACTGTTTCCAGGCTTGTTCGGGTTTTTGCTCTTTGGATACATCCACCCGGTTAAGTGCGTCACCAAACTTCGAATCGATATCGAAGTACTGAGCACCGGTATAAGGAACGATTTTCACCGCCTTCGCTCTGTTGGCGAAAATCTTGCCAGTCGGAGCGTTATTGAGAAAACTGTCGATTTTATTGGTCACAGCAGGATCCTTCATGGCTGTAGGGGAACTTGGATAATTCGAAGCTGCTTTGAAAGTGGCGACTTGTTGCTTCGGCGCCGTCAACCAAGCGACCAGTTTCGCCGCCTCATCCTTGACTTTTGAAGTTTCAGGGACAACCAGCCAAGAACCACCCTGGTTGGAGCCACCTCCAGGGGTGACGTCGGCGACATCCCAACCTTTGAAGTCCGAGCCAGAGTTGCCTTTGATGTTATTGACCAGCCAAGCGGGGCACATGATGGTAGCGAACCCCTTGTCGGACTTGAACTGAGCGTTCCAATCATCAGACCATTGGCTCAAGTGGGCGGACATGTCTGTCGTGGCTGTCAATTCATCAAAATCCTTCTTAATGGTGGATCCGGTAGCGACGATGGTTCCATCCTTCTTTACATACGCCTCTTTCAGCTGGCTTTTCATGACGCCCCAAAGACCGCCCATCGCGTCATACCAAGGCAGACCAGTCTTTTGGGTGTACTGGCGGCCAACCTTGAAATATTGCTCCCAGGTGGCGGAATCTCCGCCAAGCATCTTTGCAACCTCAGCTCTGTCAGTAGGCAATCCTGCCTTCTTGAACAAATCCGATCGATAGCAAACAGCTGTAGGACCGATGTCGTTGCCGGCACCAATAGTCCTGCCATCGCTGGTCTTGGCTCCCTGAACCTTCCAGTCCAACCAATCATTCTTCTTCAGATACTTACCCAAATCCATGAACTTGTTAGGCATGGATAAGATGGATGGCATCCAAGCTATATCCACTGCATAGATGTCATAGGCGTTGGCCCCAGACGAAATAGCCGTGTTGAAGGCGGAACGGGCGTCATCAGATCCCGATGCAACCGTTTCCTCAATTTTGACATTGGGATGCTCCTTTTCATATTGAGCCCAGAGGTTTGCTCCTGGACGCTCATTGGAGGACTTTCCATATCCGAAGTTATTGAAAGTCTGGATCTTAATAATGGTCTTCCCATTCGAAGTCGTCGCAGCCCCGCTATTTGAATCGGAACCACAGGCGGTGAGACCGGCCATGGTGGCGAGAGCTAAGCCTGCTGCCAGGAA
Encoded proteins:
- a CDS encoding carbohydrate ABC transporter permease, whose protein sequence is MMPIQKSDSSEVNRGGAGRTWRTRLGQFEWKASPYLYISPFFILFAIVGLFPLLYTMWIATRQFNTLTGDSGAAICGATCGTATGSWYGNFQWVLHQQTFYIALRNSFSIFLLSSVPQIMIALWLAWVLDANLRAKTFWRMGVLLPYVVAPSAAGIIFSQIFSDKMGAINVLLQQMGLHAIMWHDSTIWSHIAIATIVNWRFIGYNTLIILAAMQAIPHDVIEAAVVDGAGKWKIFRSVTLPMLRPTLIFVIITSTIGGLQIFDEPQLFHNAASAGGGSNNQYLTVSLYLYKLGFVSVTPGQPNLGRAAAVAWLLFLIIIFFAILNYSLTRKVAAGGHPKRSKEADRLLSLREEEERQRALRSGYNARLASGIDQAERLPAEERSARRGMIK
- a CDS encoding ABC transporter substrate-binding protein, with protein sequence MKKSIKTFLAAGLALATMAGLTACGSDSNSGAATTSNGKTIIKIQTFNNFGYGKSSNERPGANLWAQYEKEHPNVKIEETVASGSDDARSAFNTAISSGANAYDIYAVDIAWMPSILSMPNKFMDLGKYLKKNDWLDWKVQGAKTSDGRTIGAGNDIGPTAVCYRSDLFKKAGLPTDRAEVAKMLGGDSATWEQYFKVGRQYTQKTGLPWYDAMGGLWGVMKSQLKEAYVKKDGTIVATGSTIKKDFDELTATTDMSAHLSQWSDDWNAQFKSDKGFATIMCPAWLVNNIKGNSGSDFKGWDVADVTPGGGSNQGGSWLVVPETSKVKDEAAKLVAWLTAPKQQVATFKAASNYPSSPTAMKDPAVTNKIDSFLNNAPTGKIFANRAKAVKIVPYTGAQYFDIDSKFGDALNRVDVSKEQKPEQAWKQYVADVKALS
- a CDS encoding GH1 family beta-glucosidase; translation: MTIGFPQNFIWGTATAAYQVEGAIHEGGRTDSIWDVFCRKEGVIHDHSSGQIACDMYHRYPQDVGIMKELGVDAYRFSISWNRIIPQLGGPVNQEGVDYYHRLLDSLLQAEIRPVATLYHWDLPQYLQDRGGWINRDTALRFADYAQTLAQSLGDRVDTWTTLNEPWCSAYLGYGSGEHAPGIRDYAQTLSAAHHLNLAHGLAVQALRSVLGEKARVSVTLNLTASVAESAAPEDVAAKRRVDLLANEIWLGPMLDGSYDPELLEVTSDYSGWSFLKDGDEEIIHQPLDVLGVNYYSSSHVRGVTDPDEIASRKASHSSPMPAQEIVDSLPPKGPLTAMGWNQEPRCLTDLLLELSRRYPELDLMVTENGSAWDDQVSLDSQAPGGKIIHDPQRVAYLDAHVKALKKAIEGGAHLTGYFVWSLLDNFEWAYGYQKRFGIIGVDFSTQERIWKDSAYWYQRIIREGLDS
- a CDS encoding carbohydrate ABC transporter permease gives rise to the protein MTKETKKIYDQAMGTPVLEQVYGKKTAHAIGKHRKSHLGMTSEGRKPGWGSYAILIVTLIIFVFPLYYAFSIASQDSPSNQYGVRALVPGSSLLRNLGRAFGELKFWQALGGTLTVAVLVSISTVFFSTLAGYSFAKLRFRGRNALLTLVVATMTIPQQLSVVPLYIMANKAGLYGSLWAVIIPGLVSAFGVFWMTQYITDALPYELIEAARVDGCSMFRTFISVGMPAARPAASMLFLFTFIGQWTNYFWPMLVLGSNKNYMLTTAAAALKGAYFTDYTIVMSGVILTTAPLLLIFFLAGKQLVVGIMAGAVKG